In the SAR86 cluster bacterium genome, TTATCTAAAATTAAAAATCCATTCATGAAGCTAAATAAACTCTTCGATCTTGAAGAAAATCTCGGGAATTCTTCTCAAGTTTAAATTTTGACTGAGCTTTTTTCTGATAAAACCTTTGGCTTTTTCCAGTCCTTTCTTTAATTCTTCTAGATCGATTTCATTAAAGCTATTAGTTTGCGAAATGAATATATCAGCTTTCTTCATATCAGGTGTTAACATGACATTCAATACGGTTATTCCTTGAACGCGGGGGTCTTTTACCTCTAAGGATAAAACTTGAGAAATTTCAACTTTTATTAGGTCAGCAATCCTGTCAGAACGCTTAAAGTCTTGTGAAGGCATTAATCAAGTGTTCTTTTTACTTCAATCCTATCAAAGACTTCTATCTTATCTCCAACTTTCACATCTCTGTAGTTAGCTACACCAATGCCACATTCAGTTCCCATAGG is a window encoding:
- the rbfA gene encoding 30S ribosome-binding factor RbfA produces the protein MPSQDFKRSDRIADLIKVEISQVLSLEVKDPRVQGITVLNVMLTPDMKKADIFISQTNSFNEIDLEELKKGLEKAKGFIRKKLSQNLNLRRIPEIFFKIEEFI